The DNA region AGGGGTTTACTTAATGTTTAGATTTTCAAAAGAAGGACCAAAATTAACTTAATGAAGGAGGATGACTATGGATGCAACAATATATCAAATCATTTGGTTTGCTTTGTGGGGGTTATTATGGGCAGTTTATTTTATGTTAGATGGCTTCGATCTTGGAAGTGGTGTACTCCATTTATTTCTTGGAAAAAACGATGTAGAAAGGAGAATGATTATAAATACCCTTGGACCAGTATGGGATGGTAATGAGGTTTGGCTTGTAACTGCAGGGGGTGCTACATTTGCAGCTTTTCCAACAACCTATGCCTATATGTTTAGCTATCTGTATACCCCACTTTTAATTATATTATTTGCTCTTATTTTTAGAGGGGTTTCTTTTGAATTTAGAAGCAAGATTGATAGTGATGCCTGGAGAAACGCTTGGGATGCTATTATAACTATTTCAAGTTTTGTTGCGGCACTTCTATTTGGTGTTGCCTTTGGTAATATTTTTATGGGATTACCTTTTGATGATAATGGATATTATGGCAGTTTGCTAAGCTTGCTTAATCCTTATGGACTTATAACTGGGCTTTTGTTTCTACTTCTATTTTTGCTACATGGATCACTTTGGTTATCTATAAAGACTGAAAATGAGCTATCAGAGAGGGCAAAAAATCTAACTAAAACCCTTTGGTCTGTTTTATTTGTATTAGCTGTGGTATTTCTGATAGCCACATATTTCTATACAGACCTTTATTCTAACTATTTTAATAAACCTATAATGTTAATAGTGCCTCTTTTGGCTGTTATATCACTAGTATGTATTAGATTATTTATGCATAGTTCATATACTTATTCTTTCTTCGCCTCTTGTTTAACAATAATAACCATAGTTTTTACGGGTGTTATAGGCTTATATCCAAATTTGATACCCTCTTCAATAGATCCAGCCTTTAGTTTAAATATATATAATTCCTCTTCAAGTACATATACATTAAGAGTAATGACAATTGTAGTAGCAATATTTGTGCCCATTGTTATAATCTATCAGATTTGGTGTTATAAAGTATTTAGTAAGCCAGTTTCTGAAAAAGATATAACTGAAGCCCAAGAAGAGGCTTATTAATTACTATGGGAGGCTATTTAGAGCCTCCCATAGTTTTTTAATAAACTAATAATATTATTTAGAATAAAGATATTTTTGAAATTATTGAGATTAATGTTAATATAGCACTCATTATTTTCTATGGTGAGTTCTTTTAGGCCACTTTCAGTATATTCAATTAAATTATTTACAATATCCTGCTTAGTAGTATTAAAGTAGAAATAAATAATTTTGTTTTTGTTATTTTTTATTTTTTGCCATCTTTTACTATTCTTTGTTTGTTTATCTATAAGAGGCTTGGCTTTGATTGATAAATTAATGTTGCTATTTTTTGGTAGTTTCATTGTTAACTCTAACCTATCATATCTTTCAAATAACAATGCTATTGGCAAATATAGAATACTTTGTCTTGGTAGATTTGCGTAATTTAATAAAATTTCTAGGGAATCTTCTAATTTATAATTAGCCTTAAAACCAATTACTCCACCTAACCAAGTATATTTTGTATCAATTGGTTTTAGAATATTTTCTAGGGTATTGGCTACTTTTTTTATTTTTTTATAATTTTTTTTGAAGCCAAATATATATAAAAGGCTTATAACTATTGATAAAAGTATTAATAATAAAAAGATATATATTTTCATCTTAGATATTGAATATTATACACATAAAAAGCTATTTTTAAATAGTTGAAATAGTAATATTTATTTATAAATTTAAAAATATGGGTAACGTTGTTGAAAATATGAAATTAAAGAAAATATCAGGTTATATTTATGAAATTCCTAGAGATAACTCCCTTGGCATGAGAGTAAAGGGGATAGTATTTGCTACTGAGGGGATGTTGAAAAGTATTATAGAGGAAGGGAGCCTAACGCAAGTA from Deferribacterota bacterium includes:
- the cydB gene encoding cytochrome d ubiquinol oxidase subunit II, which translates into the protein MDATIYQIIWFALWGLLWAVYFMLDGFDLGSGVLHLFLGKNDVERRMIINTLGPVWDGNEVWLVTAGGATFAAFPTTYAYMFSYLYTPLLIILFALIFRGVSFEFRSKIDSDAWRNAWDAIITISSFVAALLFGVAFGNIFMGLPFDDNGYYGSLLSLLNPYGLITGLLFLLLFLLHGSLWLSIKTENELSERAKNLTKTLWSVLFVLAVVFLIATYFYTDLYSNYFNKPIMLIVPLLAVISLVCIRLFMHSSYTYSFFASCLTIITIVFTGVIGLYPNLIPSSIDPAFSLNIYNSSSSTYTLRVMTIVVAIFVPIVIIYQIWCYKVFSKPVSEKDITEAQEEAY